A window of the Gemmatirosa kalamazoonensis genome harbors these coding sequences:
- a CDS encoding PAS domain-containing sensor histidine kinase encodes MPDEPQGDDDCDAFDAFDTLAALDCGVLCASGELRIVFANAAATECLVGRADARPDALIGRALLDLVGAEARTSHEALLRAALADGVPRTCRLVPLRGERGSIEAAACRSRRGTLVVTLRPAVAERQMPHAAQVPNEQERLRALTRVMAAEADATKLLDTVCHAAVELCNARGGTVAEVDGDYGTFICTVGHPDELRGKRFTLEDTLTARALAEYRSTGRLTAARADAGEADDEAFYPFLDDGRLVGPLLLAPLGAHGELLGVLAVSRAIGEPAFSDADEQRLRVLADHASLALWKARLIEEALEANETKSNFLAMVSHELRTPLTALTGYGELLADEIMGPLTGGQHEIVERVRAVTHQLTAMIEEILTFSALEAGRELVRPRRIETGEVLHAVASVIEPLAVAKGLTFSYRAAAALPPIVTDPDKVRQILVNLAGNAVKFTERGEVHLHVAPDRGGGIRFSVRDTGVGIAAPDLKRLFQPFMQLDTGLTRRYGGTGLGLYISRGLAELLGGRIDVASEPGRGSTFTLVLPETTPER; translated from the coding sequence ATGCCCGACGAGCCACAGGGCGACGACGACTGCGACGCGTTCGACGCGTTCGACACCCTGGCCGCGCTGGACTGCGGTGTGCTCTGCGCGAGCGGGGAGCTGCGGATCGTCTTCGCGAACGCGGCCGCCACCGAGTGCCTCGTCGGACGCGCCGACGCTCGGCCCGACGCGCTCATCGGCCGGGCGCTGCTGGACCTCGTGGGCGCCGAGGCGCGCACGTCGCACGAGGCGCTGCTGCGGGCCGCGCTCGCCGACGGCGTGCCGCGCACGTGCCGGCTCGTGCCGCTGCGCGGCGAGCGCGGCTCGATCGAGGCCGCGGCGTGCCGCTCGCGGCGCGGGACGCTGGTCGTCACGCTGCGGCCGGCCGTCGCCGAGCGGCAGATGCCGCACGCGGCGCAGGTGCCGAACGAGCAGGAGCGGCTGCGCGCGCTCACGCGGGTGATGGCCGCCGAGGCGGACGCCACGAAGCTGCTCGACACGGTCTGCCACGCCGCGGTGGAGCTGTGCAACGCGCGCGGCGGCACGGTGGCCGAGGTCGACGGCGACTACGGCACGTTCATCTGCACCGTCGGGCACCCCGACGAGCTGCGCGGCAAGCGGTTCACGCTCGAGGACACGCTCACCGCGCGCGCGCTCGCCGAGTACCGGAGCACCGGGCGGCTCACCGCGGCGCGTGCCGACGCCGGCGAGGCCGACGACGAGGCGTTCTACCCGTTCCTCGACGACGGCCGGCTCGTCGGCCCGCTGCTGCTCGCGCCGCTCGGTGCGCACGGCGAGCTGTTAGGCGTGCTCGCCGTGTCGCGCGCCATCGGCGAGCCCGCGTTCTCCGACGCCGACGAGCAGCGGCTCCGCGTGCTCGCCGACCACGCGTCGCTCGCGCTGTGGAAGGCGCGCCTCATCGAGGAAGCGCTCGAGGCGAACGAGACGAAGAGCAACTTCCTCGCGATGGTGAGCCACGAGCTGCGCACGCCGCTCACCGCGCTCACCGGCTACGGGGAGCTGCTCGCCGACGAGATCATGGGGCCGCTCACCGGCGGGCAGCACGAGATCGTGGAGCGTGTGCGCGCGGTGACGCACCAGCTCACGGCGATGATCGAGGAGATCCTCACGTTCTCCGCGCTCGAGGCGGGGCGCGAGCTGGTCCGCCCGCGGCGCATCGAGACGGGGGAAGTGCTGCACGCGGTGGCGTCGGTGATCGAGCCGCTCGCCGTGGCGAAGGGGCTCACGTTCTCGTACCGCGCCGCGGCCGCGCTGCCGCCGATCGTGACGGACCCCGACAAGGTGCGGCAGATCCTCGTGAACCTCGCCGGCAACGCCGTGAAGTTCACGGAGCGCGGCGAGGTGCACCTCCACGTCGCCCCCGACCGGGGCGGCGGGATCCGCTTCTCGGTGCGCGACACCGGCGTCGGCATCGCGGCGCCCGACCTGAAGCGACTGTTCCAGCCGTTCATGCAGCTCGACACGGGTCTCACGCGCCGCTACGGCGGCACGGGCCTCGGCCTCTACATCTCGCGCGGCCTGGCCGAGCTGTTAGGCGGCCGCATCGACGTCGCCTCCGAGCCCGGACGCGGCTCGACGTTCACGCTGGTCCTGCCGGAGACGACGCCGGAACGCTAG
- a CDS encoding hybrid sensor histidine kinase/response regulator, translating into MSEPSAAARTDEIPVAPNDAAADGASPWRIEEGLEPVDILLVDDRPENLLALEALLEPLGQRLVSVHSGDEALRQLLVRDFALILLDVQMPGLNGFETARLIKSRERSRHIPIIFLTAINKEDQYVFQGYEVGAVDYLFKPFNPDVLRSKVAVFVDLHHARERLRRQEQALRAAERRQMELSMRTNLLEQEAKSAEQLAGLNRELQQRQEDLEKAMQARSRFYASMSHELRTPINAILGYNTLLLDGIYGPLDEQQQKGIERTHKAARHLLELVNDILDLSKIEAGKFELSVQPTAFPALIEDLFVTVRPLADEHACPLQLHDETGGVVLETDPRRVRQILLNLLSNAIKFGGGRPIDVGSTRHEGWLEIAVTDHGPGISPDDLPRIFDEFVQLEHAARSHGDTRQSGTGLGLPISKRLADLLGGSLVAESTPGQGSTFRLTIPLERARDRRVTVGATGDRPAEVPHAAGRADAPPSPSIAGSEEGAEETDGSETAHADAL; encoded by the coding sequence GTGAGCGAGCCGTCCGCCGCCGCGCGCACCGACGAGATCCCCGTCGCGCCTAACGACGCGGCCGCCGACGGCGCGTCGCCGTGGCGCATCGAGGAGGGGCTGGAGCCGGTCGACATCCTGCTCGTCGATGACCGGCCGGAGAACCTGCTGGCGCTGGAGGCGCTGCTGGAGCCGTTAGGCCAGCGCCTCGTCTCGGTGCACTCCGGCGACGAGGCGCTGCGCCAGCTCCTCGTGCGCGACTTCGCGCTCATCCTGCTCGACGTGCAGATGCCGGGGCTGAACGGCTTCGAGACGGCGCGGCTCATCAAGTCGCGCGAGCGCTCGCGCCACATCCCCATCATCTTCCTCACGGCGATCAACAAGGAGGACCAGTACGTCTTCCAGGGCTACGAGGTGGGCGCGGTCGACTACCTGTTCAAGCCCTTCAACCCCGACGTGCTGCGCTCCAAGGTCGCCGTGTTCGTCGACCTGCACCACGCGCGCGAGCGGCTGCGTCGACAGGAGCAGGCGCTGCGCGCCGCCGAGCGGCGGCAGATGGAGCTGTCGATGCGCACGAACCTCCTCGAGCAGGAGGCGAAGAGCGCCGAGCAGCTCGCGGGACTGAACCGCGAGCTGCAGCAGCGGCAAGAGGATCTCGAGAAGGCCATGCAGGCGCGCAGCCGCTTCTACGCGTCCATGAGCCACGAGCTGCGGACGCCCATCAACGCGATCCTCGGCTACAACACGCTGCTCCTCGACGGGATCTACGGGCCGCTCGACGAGCAGCAGCAGAAGGGCATCGAGCGCACGCACAAGGCGGCGCGCCACCTCCTGGAGCTCGTGAACGACATCCTCGACCTGTCGAAGATCGAGGCGGGGAAGTTCGAGCTCTCGGTGCAGCCCACCGCGTTCCCGGCGCTCATCGAGGATCTGTTCGTGACCGTGCGGCCACTCGCCGACGAGCACGCGTGCCCGCTGCAGCTCCACGACGAGACCGGCGGCGTCGTGCTCGAGACCGATCCGCGGCGCGTGCGGCAGATCCTGCTCAACCTGCTGTCGAACGCGATCAAGTTCGGCGGCGGCCGCCCGATCGACGTGGGCAGCACCCGGCACGAGGGATGGCTCGAGATCGCGGTCACCGACCACGGCCCCGGCATCTCCCCCGACGACCTGCCGCGCATCTTCGACGAGTTCGTGCAGCTCGAGCACGCGGCGCGGTCGCACGGCGACACGCGCCAGTCCGGCACGGGGCTCGGCCTGCCGATCTCCAAGCGGCTCGCCGACCTGCTCGGCGGCTCGCTCGTCGCGGAGTCGACGCCGGGGCAGGGGAGCACGTTCCGGCTCACGATCCCGCTCGAGCGCGCGCGTGACCGTCGCGTCACGGTCGGTGCGACCGGCGACCGCCCGGCCGAGGTGCCCCACGCGGCCGGTCGCGCCGACGCCCCGCCGTCGCCGTCGATCGCCGGCTCGGAGGAGGGCGCCGAAGAGACCGACGGCTCGGAGACCGCCCACGCGGACGCGCTGTGA